From one Musa acuminata AAA Group cultivar baxijiao chromosome BXJ2-6, Cavendish_Baxijiao_AAA, whole genome shotgun sequence genomic stretch:
- the LOC135614905 gene encoding uncharacterized protein At1g24485-like isoform X2 produces MAKHLKTSLLLLLPLLPLLVATVSAVFLSIDCGSSESFIDESNIEWVGDNLYIGHARSVVFGNHGSVSRAMTTLRVFESRRKSCYRIDVSGGGRVLVRAIFYYGNYDGKSFPPSFALQFDANGWDTVVTSLDQPVSREAIYVVKGDATSVCVALMLTNQFPFVSAIEVRSLEWSMYAHVDPSRALFLRTREAFGAQQIVRYKDDVYDRIWTPSIISNGLTTLASDTSFIVPDSMDKPPALVLQTAVAPTQLSSLSILLGRNLLMRNNFFSSLCIKIGFSSKYISKC; encoded by the exons ATGGCTAAGCACCTCAAGACCTCCCTTCTCTTGCTGCTTCCACTACTTCCTCTCCTCGTCGCAACTGTTTCAGCTG TGTTCCTCAGCATCGACTGTGGATCTTCGGAGTCGTTCATCGACGAAAGTAACATCGAATGGGTAGGCGACAACTTGTACATCGGGCACGCCCGAAGCGTCGTCTTCGGGAACCACGGTTCGGTCTCGCGGGCCATGACCACACTCAGAGTCTTCGAGTCGAGGAGGAAGAGCTGTTACCGGATCGACGTTAGCGGCGGCGGACGAGTGCTCGTCCGTGCCATCTTCTACTACGGGAACTACGACGGGAAGTCATTTCCTCCAAGCTTCGCTCTGCAGTTCGACGCCAACGGCTGGGACACGGTGGTGACGTCGCTGGATCAGCCGGTCTCGCGCGAGGCGATCTACGTGGTGAAAGGCGACGCCACCAGCGTGTGCGTCGCCCTGATGCTGACGAACCAGTTCCCGTTCGTGTCCGCCATCGAGGTCAGGAGCTTGGAGTGGAGCATGTATGCCCATGTCGACCCCAGCCGTGCGCTATTCCTGCGAACAAGGGAGGCCTTTGGTGCACAGCAAATCGTGAGGTACAAGGATGATGTTTATGACCGTATATGGACCCCAAGCATAATATCGAACGGGTTGACAACACTCGCAAGTGATACAAGCTTCATCGTCCCGGATTCAATGGATAAGCCCCCAGCGTTGGTGCTGCAGACTGCAGTAGCACCCACCCAACTATCGAGCTTGTCGAttctgttgggaagaaacctgttaatgcggaataattttttttcctctttgtgtatcaaaataggtttctcatcaaaatacatatcaaaatgctaa
- the LOC135614905 gene encoding uncharacterized protein At1g24485-like isoform X1 yields the protein MAKHLKTSLLLLLPLLPLLVATVSAGVFLSIDCGSSESFIDESNIEWVGDNLYIGHARSVVFGNHGSVSRAMTTLRVFESRRKSCYRIDVSGGGRVLVRAIFYYGNYDGKSFPPSFALQFDANGWDTVVTSLDQPVSREAIYVVKGDATSVCVALMLTNQFPFVSAIEVRSLEWSMYAHVDPSRALFLRTREAFGAQQIVRYKDDVYDRIWTPSIISNGLTTLASDTSFIVPDSMDKPPALVLQTAVAPTQLSSLSILLGRNLLMRNNFFSSLCIKIGFSSKYISKC from the exons ATGGCTAAGCACCTCAAGACCTCCCTTCTCTTGCTGCTTCCACTACTTCCTCTCCTCGTCGCAACTGTTTCAGCTGGTG TGTTCCTCAGCATCGACTGTGGATCTTCGGAGTCGTTCATCGACGAAAGTAACATCGAATGGGTAGGCGACAACTTGTACATCGGGCACGCCCGAAGCGTCGTCTTCGGGAACCACGGTTCGGTCTCGCGGGCCATGACCACACTCAGAGTCTTCGAGTCGAGGAGGAAGAGCTGTTACCGGATCGACGTTAGCGGCGGCGGACGAGTGCTCGTCCGTGCCATCTTCTACTACGGGAACTACGACGGGAAGTCATTTCCTCCAAGCTTCGCTCTGCAGTTCGACGCCAACGGCTGGGACACGGTGGTGACGTCGCTGGATCAGCCGGTCTCGCGCGAGGCGATCTACGTGGTGAAAGGCGACGCCACCAGCGTGTGCGTCGCCCTGATGCTGACGAACCAGTTCCCGTTCGTGTCCGCCATCGAGGTCAGGAGCTTGGAGTGGAGCATGTATGCCCATGTCGACCCCAGCCGTGCGCTATTCCTGCGAACAAGGGAGGCCTTTGGTGCACAGCAAATCGTGAGGTACAAGGATGATGTTTATGACCGTATATGGACCCCAAGCATAATATCGAACGGGTTGACAACACTCGCAAGTGATACAAGCTTCATCGTCCCGGATTCAATGGATAAGCCCCCAGCGTTGGTGCTGCAGACTGCAGTAGCACCCACCCAACTATCGAGCTTGTCGAttctgttgggaagaaacctgttaatgcggaataattttttttcctctttgtgtatcaaaataggtttctcatcaaaatacatatcaaaatgctaa
- the LOC103987894 gene encoding calcium-transporting ATPase 1, endoplasmic reticulum-type, which produces MGKVGQDDGKKGVETPISNFPAWARSVQECEAEFKVSAKYGLRSDEVLVRREIYGLNELEKHSGPSIWHLVLEQFKDTLVRILLVAAVVSFVLAWCDGDEGGEMGITAFVEPLVIFLILIVNAIVGVWQENNAEKALEALKEIQSEHATVRRDGELIPNLPAKELVPGDIVELKVGDKVPADLRILHLISSTVRVEQASLTGENAAVNKTNHVVESEDIDIQGKECMVFAGTTVVNGSCVCLVTQTGMNTEIGKIHSQIHEASQSEEDTPLKKKLNEFGEVLTAIIGVICAVVWLINVKYFLTWEYVDGWPSNFKFSFEKCTYYFEIAVALAVAAIPEGLPAVITTCLALGTRKMAQKNALVRKLPSVETLGCTTVICSDKTGTLTTNQMSVVRLVAMGRWTDTLRTFKVDGTTYNPRDGKIHEWPSSDMDANLQIIAKIAAVCNDSSISQSGHHFVTSGMPTEAALKVLVEKMGLPGDCDTSLVDSDDILKCCKWWNEMAQRVATLEFDRIRKSMGVIVKSKSGTNCLLVKGAVENLLERSSYIQLLDGSVVLLDDRSKSLILDALHDMSTNQLRCLGFAYKDDLTEFATYDGEDHPAHKLLLDPSNYSSIETGLIFVGLVGLRDPPRKEVHKAIEDCRTAGIRVMVITGDNKETAEAICRDIGVFTLDEDIHSKSFTGKDFMSRSSNEKKSLLRQNGGLLFSRAEPRHKQEIVRLLKEDGEVVAMTGDGVNDAPALKMADIGIAMGIAGTEVAKEASDMVLADDNFNTIVAAVGEGRSIYNNMKAFIRYMISSNIGEVASIFLTAALGIPEGLIPVQLLWVNLVTDGPPATALGFNPPDKDIMKKPPRRSDDSLITAWILFRYMVIGLYVGIATVGIFIIWYTHGSFAGIDLSGDGHTLVTYSQLSNWGECSSWEGFKVAPFTAGAQSFTFDDNPCDYFQTGKVKAMTLSLSVLVAIEMFNSLNALSEDGSLLSMPPWANPWLLLAMSISFGLHFLILYVPFLAQVFGIVPLSFNEWLLVLVVAFPVILIDEVLKFVGRSTNSSGAKRRPTKHKDE; this is translated from the exons ATGGGGAAAGTAGGGCAGGATGACGGGAAGAAGGGTGTTGAGACGCCGATCTCGAATTTTCCCGCCTGGGCGAGGAGTGTCCAGGAGTGCGAGGCCGAATTCAAGGTTTCGGCTAAGTACGGGCTCCGATCCGACGAGGTGCTGGTGCGGCGTGAGATTTATGGGCTGAACGAACTCGAGAAGCACTCTGGGCCATCGATCTGGCATTTGGTTCTTGAGCAGTTCAAGGATACGCTGGTCCGGATCCTCCTTGTGGCCGCCGTCGTTTCCTTTGTGCTGGCTTGGTGCGATGGCGACGAAGGTGGTGAGATGGGGATCACTGCTTTTGTCGAACCCTTGGTGATCTTCCTTATTCTAATAGTGAATGCAATCGTTGGTGTTTGGCAAGAGAACAACGCCGAGAAGGCACTTGAGGCCCTCAAAGAAATCCAGTCCGAGCATGCCACCGTTAGAAGGGACGGTGAGCTAATTCCAAATCTGCCTGCTAAGGAGCTTGTGCCAGGTGACATTGTGGAGCTCAAGGTTGGGGATAAGGTTCCTGCGGATCTGAGGATTTTGCACCTGATCAGCTCTACTGTGAGGGTAGAACAAGCATCTCTTACCGGAGAGAATGCTGCCGTGAATAAAACCAACCATGTAGTTGAGTCTGAAGACATAGATATCCAAGGGAAGGAATGCATGGTCTTTGCAGGTACTACAGTTGTGAATGGCAGCTGTGTGTGCTTGGTTACACAGACCGGCATGAACACTGAAATTGGTAAGATACATTCGCAGATTCATGAAGCTTCACAGAGTGAAGAAGATACGCCACTGAAGAAGAAACTGAATGAGTTTGGTGAGGTCCTTACAGCTATCATTGGTGTGATTTGTGCTGTTGTTTGGCTTATCAATGTGAAGTACTTCTTAACCTGGGAGTATGTTGATGGCTGGCCGAGTAATTTCaagttctcttttgagaagtgtacttATTACTTTGAGATTGCTGTGGCCTTGGCTGTTGCAGCAATCCCAGAAGGGTTGCCTGCAGTTATCACTACTTGCTTGGCATTGGGTACACGGAAGATGGCACAAAAGAATGCATTGGTCCGGAAGCTACCAAGTGTTGAGACTTTGGGTTGCACAACTGTGATATGCTCTGATAAGACTGGTACATTAACCACAAACCAGATGTCTGTCGTAAGGCTTGTTGCAATGGGGCGCTGGACAGATACACTTAGAACATTCAAAGTGGATGGTACCACATACAATCCTCGTGATGGGAAGATCCATGAATGGCCATCCAGTGATATGGATGCAAATCTTCAAATTATTGCTAAGATTGCAGCTGTTTGTAATGACTCGAGCATCAGTCAGTCAGGACATCACTTTGTCACCAGTGGTATGCCCACGGAGGCAGCCTTGAAG gTCTTGGTTGAGAAAATGGGTCTTCCTGGCGATTGTGATACTTCATTGGTGGACTCGGATGACATATTAA AGTGCTGTAAATGGTGGAATGAAATGGCTCAGAGGGTTGCTACTCTTGAGTTTGATCGCATTCGAAAGTCGATGGGAGTTATTGTTAAATCAAAGTCAGGAACCAACTGTTTACTTGTAAAG ggtgctgtagaaaatttgttGGAAAGAAGTTCCTACATTCAACTGCTTGATGGATCTGTAGTCCTGTTAGATGACAGGTCAAAAAGTCTGATTCTGGATGCTCTTCATGACATGTCAACAAATCAATTGCGCTGTTTGGGATTTGCTTATAAGGATGATCTAACAGAATTTGCAACATATGATGGTGAAGACCACCCGGCTCATAAACTTCTTCTTGATCCGTCAAATTATTCATCCATTGAGACTGGTCTCATATTTGTTGGACTAGTAGGGCTTAGA GATCCTCCACGGAAAGAGGTCCACAAAGCAATTGAAGATTGTAGAACAGCTGGCATCCGAGTTATGGTCATAACTGGAGATAACAAGGAAACAGCTGAAGCAATTTGCCGTGACATAGGTGTATTTACACTTGACGAAGATATACATTCAAAGAGCTTCACGGGCAAAGATTTTATGTCTAGATCGTCTAATGAGAAAAAGTCCCTTTTGAGGCAAAATGGTGGCCTTCTCTTTTCTAGAGCAGAACCAAGGCATAAACAAGAGATTGTGAGATTGCTGAAAGAGGATGGCGAGGTAGTTGCAATGACGGGGGATGGAGTGAATGATGCCCCTGCATTGAAAATGGCAGATATTGGTATAGCAATGGGCATTGCTGGGACAGAG GTTGCTAAGGAAGCCTCAGACATGGTGCTAGCAGATGATAATTTTAATACAATAGTTGCAGCAGTTGGTGAGGGAAGATCAATTTACAACAATATGAAAGCTTTCATAAG GTACATGATCTCCTCAAATATTGGTGAAGTTGCTTCCATTTTTCTTACGGCGGCTTTAGGTATTCCTGAAGGGTTGATACCAGTTCAACTTTTGTGGGTCAATCTTGTCACAGATGGCCCTCCTGCAACTGCTCTTGGATTCAACCCACCTGACAAAGATATTATGAAGAAGCCACCTCGTAGGAGTGATGATTCATTGATTACTGCATGGATTTTATTCCGTTATATG GTCATCGGACTTTATGTGGGGATTGCCACTGTGGGTATCTTCATTATATGGTATACTCATGGTTCTTTTGCGGGCATTGACTTGAGTGGTGATGGCCATACTCTTGTAACCTATTCTCAACTCTCTAATTGGGGAGAATGCTCCTCATGGGAGGGCTTCAAGGTCGCACCATTCACTGCTGGAGCACAGAGTTTCACCTTTGATGACAATCCCTGTGACTACTTCCAGACCGGCAAGGTGAAGGCTATGACCCTTTCGCTGTCTGTCTTGGTGGCAATTGAGATGTTCAATTCACTGAATGCATTATCCGAAGATGGGAGCCTTCTGAGCATGCCTCCCTGGGCCAATCCGTGGCTTCTTTTGGCCATGTCCATCTCATTTGGGCTGCATTTCTTGATATTGTATGTCCCTTTCCTTGCTCAAGTGTTTGGAATAGTGCCTCTCAGTTTCAACGAGTGGCTCCTGGTGTTGGTGGTTGCATTTCCAGTGATCCTTATCGACGAGGTCCTCAAGTTTGTTGGACGCAGCACAAATTCTTCAGGTGCCAAGAGACGCCCCACGAAGCACAAGGATGAGTAG
- the LOC135587027 gene encoding uncharacterized protein LOC135587027: MFGTERFCIISRRRRIGRCGFELIIILLLSKTCINQKIIVCCMGQPTQGEVFQLSQNLIQKVISWTRMISTNQGRVTVAISRSGDCNDSPHGQCTPFSPLPEVTNPFFNSKALLAQHSGLVFIFCTQCLGFHRQLTGGVRAALTCSPQRSSLAEWKGEERGKRMSSGCKSSVSCVDARRPARPTYVNLYRWPESDAEFVKSMTGGRDERVGDDNLVDGRRRWSPSPRVVDSYSCRQMYLRSYTFSKEETATEKARQCLGKAKRRAVVLFPFLQQKTEGRSCVPAHADTKMSRRSSRRKEKKRKVCGTDKMPREISYSALFSIFFRFLFCTSSVEVVDRR, translated from the exons ATGTTTGGAACCGAAAGATTCTGCATAATCTCTAGAAG GAGGAGAATTGGCCGATGTGGTTTTGAGTTAATCATCATTTTATTGCTATCAAAAACTTGCATAAACCAGAAGATCATCGTCTGTTGCATGGGACAGCCCACGCAGGGTGAAGTGTTTCAACTCTCGCAAAATCTTATACAGAAG GTGATTTCTTGGACTCGCATGATATCTACAAACCAAGGACGGGTGACAGTGGCCATTTCTCGGAGTGGCGACTGCAATGATAGCCCACATGGTCAGTGTACGCCCTTTTCTCCTCTGCCTGAAGTGACCAATCCTTTCTTCAATTCCAAGGCTTTGTTGGCGCAGCACAGTGGATTAGTATTCATCTTCTGCACCCAATGTCTCGGCTTTCACCGACAACTAACTGGAGGTGTTCGAGCTGCTTTGACCTGCAGTCCCCAACGAAGCTCACTTGCAGAATGGAAG GGAGAGGAGAGAGGTAAGAGGATGAGCTCCGGGTGCAAGTCTTCTGTGAGCTGCGTCGACGCACGTCGGCCGGCTAGACCAACCTATGTCAACCTCTACAGGTGGCCGGAGTCCGACGCCGAGTTCGTGAAGTCGATGACAGGAGGAAGGGACGAGAGAGTCGGTGATGACAACCTCGTTgatgggaggaggaggtggagtccGAGCCCAAGGGTGGTGGATAGTTACTCATGCCGGCAGATGTACCTAAGGAGCTACACCTTCTCCAAGGAGGAGACCGCCACGGAGAAGGCACGACAGTGCCTCGGCAAGGCTAAGCGACGAGCTGTCGTCCTGTTCCCTTTTCTCCAGCAGAAGACCGAGGGCCGCAGCTGTGTTCCTGCTCATGCTGATACCAAGATGAGCAGACGTAGCagcaggaggaaggagaagaagcgaAAGGTCTGCGGAACAGATAAGATGCCAAGAGAGATCTCTTACTCCGCACTGTTCTCCATTTTCTTCCGGTTCCTCTTCTGCACCTCCAGCGTCGAAGTAGTCGACAGAAGGTGA
- the LOC135614907 gene encoding uncharacterized protein LOC135614907 — MDYMKFFVMKNFANLVIMSRIQYRMGDALSMTIFSTSSFNKLGVPPGAPPKQQPDYHRLDTLLSIDNQQAVQLQQQPLEESSASAARKFLIRLHDQQGYDSTPSYGTVDKLSQEGSASAYCAQSASTNTPISARYRSKPAALNGYG; from the exons ATGGATTATATGAAGTTCTTTGTTATGAAGAACTTTGCCAACTTAGT AATCATGTCAAGAATCCAGTATCGGATGGGAGATGCCCTCAGCATGACTATATTTTCCACCTCATCCTTCAACAAGCTTGGGGTTCCACCTGGTGCACCTCCCAAACAACAACCTGATTACCATAGACTAGATACACTATTGAGTATTGACAATCAACAAGCAGTCCAACTTCAGCAGCAGCCACTTGAAGAATCTTCTGCATCGGCTG CCAGGAAATTCCTAATTCGGCTACATGATCAACAGGGTTATGATTCAACACCTTCCTATGGAACAGTGGACAAACTGTCACAAGAAGGATCCGCCTCTGCTTATTGTGCACAGAGCGCCTCCACTAACACCCCCATCTCAG CTAGGTACAGGAGCAAACCTGCGGCTCTGAATGGATATGGCTAA
- the LOC135614904 gene encoding protein SIEL-like: MERALLERLQRRLSPGAADARGRIQALYSARSLIANPDSTESTRRSVVDALVASLRHHQDDPAFVHHALKLLGDAAVLCRPFAHTVVAAVRPFLDGGHSLTADAVAALASVAEADNGGGGEGYSLVASALDGVRILSLASSPIVAVRSQVLDLLVRSVERGRFWDSFGHHTTIQVFLGLAMDLYPLVRKRAVDGIIALLREAAGGVDCLIVECCYDRAVVLLKDEEKLVRLTAVKLISECGELFAASQGETEHSEQMDVVFVQLCLMARDMHMEVRFEAFVALGKVRLVHETVLLQSLSKKILGIKSGKAIVKCSTEGTKISLLSAAGAFVHGIEDEFYEVREAACRSLGMLTIFSVKFAYEATNLLMDMLNDDTEVVRLQTLQTLSHMANYDRLTMQDKHMQMFLGLLADISPSIRCVARKLLQLIKLPDFVSFRDTIDCLVSNLEAFPEEEEDIFFILFSVGKQHKNFSAKLAKEFAKEIDLSCGELILDSHEVAAKLVLFISSSFSNGQRTTDIPMALYSYAVPFSGRITHALRGAVDQDSLLAYLCSYSKEIHKICTSSMPIHVAISDITRKGNVLDFSKILTRSEQTQEKCVFLNEETMQSIKLNLETVGKTWPLMKSHCTQVVQNMLRACKEELETIAWNADHGAASSFLDFAALYIQVIQLVTEILDKSLPKKSCIIGMTSLDIILERLDMNLRRLRYGFSGLQRDEECHILELTLLSYVFRLLEIGVSPQPILARLTSTISRLEFLCEGPSNLSDFAKEVKHACTEGTAALFSNTYVFRKLLELFYPEQITFTGRFKQKKAEVLVIGNDSENPLTFVSGLPVGIFFRITLYEILHSDRLWLLLAVGESIQYVFLDLSQFEGCDAVRSCTLNVPFHGTPKAASFLLRASVGIECPSEDVTNHSKGQGGPIDDYAIICKENDVHFISVNNR, translated from the exons ATGGAGCGTGCCCTCCTTGAGAGGCTCCAACGCCGCCTCTCTCCCGGCGCCGCCGATGCTCGCGGCCGCATCCAGGCCCTATACTCGGCCCGATCCCTCATCGCCAACCCCGATTCCACCGAGTCCACCCGGCGCTCCGTCGTCGACGCTCTCGTAGCCTCCCTCCGCCACCACCAAGACGACCCCGCCTTCGTCCACCACGCCCTCAAGCTCCTCGGCGATGCGGCTGTCCTTTGCCGCCCCTTCGCCCACACCGTGGTCGCCGCCGTTCGCCCCTTCCTCGACGGTGGCCACAGCCTGACCGCTGACGCCGTCGCCGCCCTAGCCTCCGTCGCGGAGGCCGACAATGGAGGGGGAGGAGAAGGGTATTCTCTCGTTGCGTCGGCATTGGACGGCGTTCGCATTCTTTCGCTTGCTTCTAGCCCCATCGTGGCCGTTCGGTCGCAGGTTCTTGATCTCTTGGTGCGGAGTGTGGAGAGGGGTCGATTCTGGGATTCTTTTGGGCATCATACAACGATTCAAGTGTTCCTTGGGCTCGCGATGGATCTGTACCCACTGGTTAGAAAACGTGCTGTCGATGGCATAATAGCATTGCTAAGGGAAGCCGCAGGTGGCGTCGATTGTTTAATCGTGGAATGCTGCTATGATCGTGCTGTTGTGCTTCTTAAGGACGAGGAAAAGCTCGTTAGATTGACTGCCGTTAAGTTG ATCAGTGAGTGTGGGGAGCTTTTTGCAGCCAGCCAGGGGGAAACTGAGCACAGCGAGCAAATGGATGTGGTATTTGTTCAA CTTTGTTTGATGGCAAGAGATATGCATATGGAAGTTAGATTTGAAGCTTTTGTTGCGCTTGGGAAAGTAAGACTGGTACATGAGACTGTTCTGTTACAATCCCTCTCTAAGAAAATTTTGGGCATCAAGAGTGGAAAAGCCATTGTTAAATGCTCCACAGAAGGAACTAAAATTTCACTGTTATCAGCTGCTGGCGCTTTTGTACATGGAATTGAAGATGAATTCTATGAG GTACGGGAAGCTGCCTGTAGATCATTGGGAATGCTAACAATTTTCTCTGTCAAGTTTGCATATGAGGCTACAAACTTACTAATGGACATGTTAAATGATGATACAGAGGTGGTTCGATTACAAACCTTGCAAACATTATCTCATATGGCAAATTATGATCGTTTAACAATGCAGGACAAACACATGCAAATG TTTCTTGGTCTATTGGCTGATATTAGTCCCTCGATAAGATGCGTGGCAAGAAAACTGCTCCAGCTAATTAAGTTGCCTGATTTTGTATCGTTTAGAGATACAATTGATTGTCTCGTCAGCAATTTAGAGGCATTCCCAGAG gaagaagaagatattttcttcatTCTGTTTTCTGTCGGCAAGCAGCACAAGAACTTTTCAGCCAAGTTAGCAAAAGAATTTGCAAAAGAG ATAGATCTATCCTGTGGAGAGCTGATTTTGGATAGCCATGAAGTGGCAGCAAAGTTAGTTTTATTCATCTCATCGTCTTTCTCCAATGGACAACGTACAACTGATATTCCTATGGCTCTATATTCTTATGCAGTCCCTTTTAGTGGAAGAATCACTCATGCCCTGAGAGGTGCTGTAGACCAAGATTCCCTTTTGGCCTATTTGTGTTCTTATAGTAAAGAGATCCACAAGATATGCACTTCATCGATGCCGATTCATGTTGCAATATCTGATATTACACGTAAGGGAAATGTGCTAGATTTTAGTAAAATATTGACACGCTCCGAGCAAACACAAGAGAAGTGTGTGTTCTTGAATGAGGAAACAATGCAGTCAATAAAGCTTAATTTAGAAACAGTTGGGAAAACTTGGCCTCTGATGAAGTCACATTGTACACAAGTAGTGCAAAACATGTTAAG GGCTTGCAAAGAAGAGTTAGAAACCATTGCTTGGAATGCTGATCACGGAGCTGCcagttcatttttagactttgcaGCTCTGTATATTCAAGTAATCCAGTTGGTTACTGAAATATTGGACAAATCTCTTCCAAAAAAATCTTGCATTATTGGCATGACATCACTTGATATCATACTGGAAAGATTAGACATGAATCTCCGAAGGCTGAGGTACGGCTTTTCAGGTTTGCAAAGAGACGAAGAATGTCATATTCTAGAGTTGACGTTGCTTAGCTATGTTTTTAGACTATTGGAGATTGGAGTAAGCCCACAACCTATATTGGCGAGGCTGACTTCTACAATTTCTCGTTTGGAGTTCCTTTGTGAAGGACCATCTAATCTTTCTGATTTTGCCAAAGAAGTAAAGCATGCTTGTACTGAAGGCACAGCAGCCTTATTTTCTAATACATATGTTTTTCGTAAGTTACTTGAACTCTTCTATCCTGAGCAGATAACATTTACTGGAAGATTTAAACAGAAAAAGGCAGAAGTGTTAGTCATTGGTAATGATTCAGAGAATCCTCTGACTTTCGTGTCAGGTTTGCCTGTCGGAATCTTCTTCCGTATAACACTGTATGAAATACTACATAGTGACAGGTTGTGGCTCTTGTTGGCCGTGGGTGAGTCAATTCAATATGTATTTCTTGATTTAAGCCAATTTGAAGGCTGTGATGCAGTGAGAAGCTGCACTCTTAATGTTCCATTTCACGGAACTCCAAAAGCAGCATCATTTTTGCTAAGGGCTTCTGTAGGTATTGAGTGTCCATCTGAAGACGTCACAAACCACAGTAAAGGTCAGGGAGGGCCAATAGATGATTATGCTATAATCTGCAAGGAAAATGATGTTCATTTTATTAGTGTCAATAACAGATGA